In the genome of Polaribacter atrinae, one region contains:
- a CDS encoding DJ-1/PfpI family protein: MRIVGVFVVMMVLFNCQEKNSRKGIEKVITKTKTFTKLEKDRYNVAFLIMDGTFNTELTAPFDIFQHTIFRENIKAMNVFTVANTDKPITTFEGMRILPDFNYLKDSLPKIDILVVPSAEHHLDTDLEDTAMINFVKRVDKDATYITSHCDGAFVLAKAGLLNDKVSTTFPSDIDKMRATFPGLDIRKEVLFVHDGKYITSAGGAKSFEAALYLCEFLYGKEVAKSLASGLVIDWNVDEISHLIVE; the protein is encoded by the coding sequence ATGAGGATCGTAGGTGTGTTTGTTGTAATGATGGTTTTATTTAATTGTCAAGAAAAAAATAGTAGAAAGGGGATTGAAAAAGTTATAACCAAAACCAAAACGTTTACTAAGTTAGAGAAAGACAGGTATAATGTTGCTTTTTTAATTATGGATGGTACTTTTAATACAGAATTAACAGCTCCTTTTGATATTTTTCAGCATACTATTTTTAGAGAAAATATAAAGGCGATGAATGTTTTTACCGTTGCAAATACAGACAAACCAATTACTACTTTCGAAGGAATGAGAATTCTGCCAGATTTTAATTATCTAAAAGATTCGTTACCAAAAATAGATATTTTAGTTGTGCCTTCTGCAGAACATCATTTAGATACAGATTTAGAGGATACAGCGATGATTAATTTTGTAAAAAGAGTTGATAAGGATGCTACTTATATTACTTCTCATTGCGATGGTGCTTTTGTATTGGCAAAAGCAGGTTTGTTAAATGATAAAGTTTCTACCACTTTTCCTTCGGATATTGATAAAATGAGAGCAACGTTTCCGGGTTTAGATATTAGAAAAGAAGTGTTGTTTGTACACGATGGAAAATATATAACTTCTGCTGGTGGTGCAAAATCTTTTGAAGCTGCGTTGTATTTATGTGAGTTTTTATACGGAAAAGAAGTGGCAAAATCTTTAGCTAGTGGTTTGGTTATTGATTGGAATGTAGATGAGATTTCGCATTTAATTGTGGAGTAA
- a CDS encoding polysaccharide lyase 6 family protein, which yields MINYHTLHKVVLVFIIVVTCNYNTFSQTTYNIDDPESLRDVIYEPGDVIILKNGVYDTDERMRFLGSGTAENPITFRAETPGGVVFTGGPRLTIGGETDDSGAVIATGEYLIVDGFHWKGGYGASNFIEFRNGNNYAHHSTIQNCAIDGLGIDPDDLAEDLADGQITKHRWIVLYGTYNTVINCSFMNKVSAGAIVLGEYAYNAFPEGDDGINNSCAEVGHRVMNNYFYNFAKIEDLYGTKADGSPLSNAGDSETIRMGTSSYQMVNSNATISNNYFVQSDGENEIITNKSKGNTYTNNTFRRCRGSLVLRHGSYATVEGNYFLGEDVDGTGGIRITDSNHKITNNYIQDCITVIDQAKWNNGITFIGGSANVM from the coding sequence ATGATTAACTATCACACATTACACAAAGTAGTACTTGTTTTTATAATTGTAGTTACATGTAATTACAATACATTTTCTCAAACCACTTATAACATAGATGACCCTGAATCTTTAAGAGATGTTATATATGAACCTGGAGATGTCATTATTTTAAAAAATGGTGTTTACGACACAGATGAACGCATGCGGTTCTTAGGATCTGGTACAGCAGAAAACCCTATTACCTTTAGAGCAGAAACTCCAGGTGGAGTTGTGTTTACAGGAGGACCAAGATTAACAATTGGTGGTGAAACAGATGATTCTGGAGCAGTAATAGCAACGGGAGAATATTTAATAGTTGATGGTTTTCATTGGAAAGGTGGTTATGGAGCTAGTAATTTTATTGAATTTAGAAATGGTAATAATTATGCACACCATAGTACCATTCAGAATTGTGCAATTGATGGATTAGGAATTGACCCAGATGATTTAGCAGAAGATTTAGCAGACGGACAAATTACAAAACACAGGTGGATTGTGTTATATGGTACTTACAACACCGTTATTAACTGTTCTTTTATGAATAAAGTGAGTGCCGGAGCAATCGTTTTAGGTGAATATGCATACAACGCATTTCCTGAGGGAGATGATGGAATAAACAATAGTTGTGCAGAAGTTGGGCATAGAGTAATGAATAATTATTTTTACAATTTTGCAAAAATAGAAGATTTATACGGCACCAAAGCAGACGGTTCTCCTTTATCTAATGCAGGCGATAGTGAGACCATACGTATGGGTACAAGTTCATACCAGATGGTAAACAGTAACGCAACAATTAGCAATAATTATTTTGTTCAGTCTGATGGTGAAAATGAAATTATAACAAATAAAAGTAAAGGAAATACATATACCAATAACACCTTTAGAAGATGTAGAGGTTCTTTAGTACTTCGACATGGTTCTTACGCAACTGTAGAAGGTAATTACTTTTTAGGTGAAGATGTAGACGGAACAGGAGGAATTAGAATTACCGATAGTAATCATAAAATTACAAATAACTACATTCAAGATTGTATTACAGTTATCGACCAAGCAAAATGGAATAATGGTATCACTTTTATAGGTGGATCTGCAAATGTGATGTAG